CGTCGATGTGTCGACGGGCGCGCAGTGCACGATCGGCGGCATGGCAGGCAACAACTCATGCGGTTCGCGTTCGATCGAATACGGCAACATGGTGCATAACGTCGACGCGATCGACGCCGTGCTCGCCGATGGCAGCGAAGCACGCTTTGCATCGCTGCGCGAGAAGCCGCAGGGCGCGCGCATCAACGAAATTCTCGACGGTCTGCACCGGATCGCCACGCGCGAGCGTGACGAGATCGCCGCGCGCGTGCCGAAGGTGCTACGGCGCGTAGCGGGCTACAACATCGATCTGTTCGACTGTCAGAATCCGCGCGCCTATACCGACGACGGCATCGCGAATCTCGCCCACATCCTGGTTGGCTCGGAGGGCACGCTCGCGTTCAGCCGGCAGCTCAAGCTCCGGCTTGCGCCGTTGCCGAAGCACAAGATGCTCGGCGTCGTGAACTTCCCGACGTTCTATCAGGCGATGGATCTGACGCAGCATATCGTTGGGCTGGCGCCTTCGGCCGTGGAACTGGTCGACCGCACGATGATCGATCTTGCGATGGACAATCCATCGTTCCGTGCAGTGATTGCAAAGGCGCTCGTCGGACAGCCGCAAGCGATCCTGCTGGTCGAGTTCGCAGGCGACGACCGCGCAGAGCAACTTCAGCGGCTCACACGCCTCGTGGAACTGATGGGCGATCTGGGCTTGCCGGGTTCGGTCGTGCAGATGCCCGATGCGGGCGAGCAGAAAGCACTCTGGGACGTCCGCAAGGCGGGCCTGAATATCATGATGAGCATGAAGGGCGACGGCAAGCCCGTGTCGTTCATCGAGGATTGCGCGGTGCCGCTCGAGCATCTCGCCGAATACACGAGCCGGCTCACGGAGGTTTTTCACCAGCACGGCACCGAAGGCACGTGGTATGCGCATGCAAGCGTCGGCACGCTGCATGTGCGACCGATTCTCGACATGCGTCGCGACGGCGCGTCGAAGATGCGCGCCATCGCAGAGCAGGCCGCCGAGCTGGTGCGCGAATACAAGGGCGCATATTCGGGCGAGCACGGCGACGGTCTGTGTCGCGGCGAGTGGGTGGCGTGGCAATACGGTCCGCGCATCAACGAGGCCTTCGGCGAGATCAAGCAGCTCTTCGATCCGGGCAACCGTTTCAATCCCGACAGGATCGTGCGTCCGCCCAGGATGGACGACGCCAGCAATTTTCGCTTTGCGCCAGGCTATCGTGAGAAGCCGTTTGCGACGACGCTCGACTGGTCGGCATGGAATGTCGAACGCGATCCGCTGAGCGGGCGTGAAAGCGCGCCGGGCACCGGCAATGACCTGAGCGGCGGGCTCGCGAAGGCCGTCGAGATGTGCAACAACAACGGTCATTGTCGCAAGTTCGACGCGGGCACGATGTGCCCGAGCTATCGCGTCACCAGGGACGAGCAGCATGTCACGCGGGGGCGGGCCAATACGCTGCGGCTGGCGGTGTCCGGACAACTGGGCACCGACGGGCTCGCGAGCATCGAAGTGAAGGAAGCACTCGATCTGTGCGTGTCGTGCAAGGGCTGCAGACGCGACTGCCCAACCGGTGTCGATATGGCGAAGTTCAAGATCGAGGCGCGTGCCGCGTGGGCGAAGCAACACGGCGTCGGTCTGCGCGAGAAGCTGATCGCGTTCATGCCGCGTTATGCACGCTACGCGAGCCGTGCGCCAGGATTGATGTCGCTTGCCGACCGCCTCCCGGTGCTGTCGAGCCTCGTGAAGCGCACGCTGGGCCTCGCGGTCGAGCGCTCACTGCCGCAGTTTCAACGCTCGTTTCTGGCGGGCGCGGTTTCGGGTCCAGGCGCCGCGACTTCGCCGGGGGCGGTGAAGGAAGTGATGCTGTTCGTCGACACCTTCAACGACACCATCGAGCCCGACAACGCACGTGCGGCCCAGCAGGTGCTCGAAGCGGCGGGCTACAAGGTGCATTTCAACACGCGCACCGGGGAGCGTCCGGTCTGTTGCGGGCGCACCTTCCTCGCCGTGGGGCTGGTCGATGAAGCGAAGCGCGAAGCGCGGCGCATGCTCGATACGTTCAGGCCGTACGCGGAGCGAGGCGTGCCGGTTGTCGGCCTCGAACCGTCGTGCCTGCTGTCCTTGCGCGACGAATTCCTGCAATACGGCTATGGCGACGAGGCCCGTAAACTGTCGAAGCTCGCGTTCCTGTTCGAGGAATTCCTTGTTCGCGAGAAGACAGCCGGGCGTTTCGATCTGCACCTCAAGCCACTCGATGCGCCGCGCGCCTG
The DNA window shown above is from Paraburkholderia sp. BL10I2N1 and carries:
- a CDS encoding FAD-binding and (Fe-S)-binding domain-containing protein, with the translated sequence MNDAISGLPVKPVHLVPSASRLVTPLARRLREALRGEVLFDAASRGRYATDASIYQIMPIGVVVPRDQDDLRVALDVARSENAPLLARGAGTSQCGQTVGEALVVDTSKWLNNIVDFDAAARTVTVEPGVVLDHLNAWLKPHGLWFPVDVSTGAQCTIGGMAGNNSCGSRSIEYGNMVHNVDAIDAVLADGSEARFASLREKPQGARINEILDGLHRIATRERDEIAARVPKVLRRVAGYNIDLFDCQNPRAYTDDGIANLAHILVGSEGTLAFSRQLKLRLAPLPKHKMLGVVNFPTFYQAMDLTQHIVGLAPSAVELVDRTMIDLAMDNPSFRAVIAKALVGQPQAILLVEFAGDDRAEQLQRLTRLVELMGDLGLPGSVVQMPDAGEQKALWDVRKAGLNIMMSMKGDGKPVSFIEDCAVPLEHLAEYTSRLTEVFHQHGTEGTWYAHASVGTLHVRPILDMRRDGASKMRAIAEQAAELVREYKGAYSGEHGDGLCRGEWVAWQYGPRINEAFGEIKQLFDPGNRFNPDRIVRPPRMDDASNFRFAPGYREKPFATTLDWSAWNVERDPLSGRESAPGTGNDLSGGLAKAVEMCNNNGHCRKFDAGTMCPSYRVTRDEQHVTRGRANTLRLAVSGQLGTDGLASIEVKEALDLCVSCKGCRRDCPTGVDMAKFKIEARAAWAKQHGVGLREKLIAFMPRYARYASRAPGLMSLADRLPVLSSLVKRTLGLAVERSLPQFQRSFLAGAVSGPGAATSPGAVKEVMLFVDTFNDTIEPDNARAAQQVLEAAGYKVHFNTRTGERPVCCGRTFLAVGLVDEAKREARRMLDTFRPYAERGVPVVGLEPSCLLSLRDEFLQYGYGDEARKLSKLAFLFEEFLVREKTAGRFDLHLKPLDAPRAWVHGHCHQKAFDAFQPVQTVLGWIPGLEVKTIESSCCGMAGSFGYEAEHYAASKAMAELSLFPAVRQAHAGDIVVADGTSCRHQIHDGTQVEALHVARVLAQAL